The genomic interval TATTTGTGAAATTAAAGAAATACTAAAAATACTTAGCATAAACCAACCAATAAAACCTTGAATAATGGACAAGTATCTAGGAAATCCTTTGGTTGGTATTTCTCCAAAACCTAAAGTAGTAAAAGTGTTTATAGATAATGTGAGTGCATTAATAAACTTAATAATAACGTCGAAACAAAGCAACATAAATATCCATAAACCCATAAAAACACTAGTAGCTATTTTTTTAGATTTTGGCAAATCAACCCACTTTCCTTTTAAAACATCAGTCTTATCAAATAATTTACTAATAATTTTATAATTGGTAGATGAAAAATAATAGATTGGTTTTGCTAACCATAAAAAATAACTTGGAGTTTCTTTCTGGCTTTTATTCATATAGACTTTAAATTCTTCAAATGACATTAAATCTTGCTTCATATCTTCTTGATAAATTTCCTTCATACTTTCCTTATTTCTAAAATAGCGTGTATAAAAACGAAGACGTTTCATTAATCTATTCCTATTAATTGTATCCCAAGAATTCGGAAAAAACAGATAAATAAAAGCAAAAATAAATATCACATAAATAGAGATAATGATCGTTCTAGAAGGAGAAGTACCATAAGCTGACAATACTTTTAATAATTGATTGATTTTCCAAGTAAAATAGGTCTTAAAAGAAGGTTCTATTTTGTTTAAATATTGATACCGTTGAGTTTCTAAATCTTTTAAAGTGATATAAACTTTATTAGCAAAATCAGTATCATATTGCGATTTATAGCTATCATAAAAAGACCCTAATAATCGTTTCTCAAATTTATAAGAGTTTTCTATTTGAAACTTATATTGAGAAGCATACGTGTTTAATATAGAGTCATTATTAAACATAGATTCCATAGAAGCAGAATTTAATGCACTTTTTTTATATAATTTCTCTAAATACTCTAAATAACCATGAAGAGAAACTACTTTATCTTCCCATTCATTCCATCTATAAATATCAGTTTTGCTAAAATTTTCGACTCCAAGAATTATTGGTTTTCTATAAATATTATCTGATATTACATTTAAACTTGCAGATGAAATACCTGCCTGACTTAATAAAACTGATGCTTCTCCAAAATCGTTATAGGTTAACAGAGTTTCTCTTGTAGTATCTATAAATAAATGTATTGCACCTTTTCCAATAATTTTGTTATTGAAAAACTCAAATGACCTTAAATTATTAGCATAAAATGAATTTTCTAAGTCTGGTTTTTTATAAATAATTGAATTACTTACTGTAACAAATATTGCATTAAAAGTTTCTATGGTTCCAATATCTATAATAGATTCACCTTTTATTTCTGATTGATTAATACTGATATCATTACCATAATTTTCTGCAACTTTTTCAAAATAGTCTATATAATTGTTTAAAGGGATATTTACATCCATATACAAACCGTTTTCAAAAACACAATTACTGAACACAAGAGATGTGGAATTCTCTATAGCAACAGGTTTTTTAAAACGTATATGATGCAATGCAGCGCCAGAATCTTCATATCTATGTTCAAAATGTACATTTTCTAATTCAACTTGTACATCAATAATTAAACTATCTGTAGTTGGAAAAATAAAAGAATTATCAATTGACTTGTAGTAAAAATTAGAATCAATTTTTGAGTCAAAAACAATAAATGCGTCTTTTAAAACAAATACGGAATCTTTAGTAGATGTCAACGCTTTAACAAATTGCGTATGCGAAATCTTACGAAGTTCGTTAGCAGGTTTTTGTGCAAATAATAGGTTTACATATAAAAATATGTATAAAAAATTAAGATACTTATATGACTGGGGCATTAATAAGGATTTAATACCCAAATATACTCTTTTAAGTTTTTAAAAGAATAATAGTTTTTCTACTTAAAAAAAGAATCTACAAATTCGTGCTTGTTAAATACTTGTAAATCATCTACCCCTTCTCCTACTCCAATATATTTAACAGGGATTTGAAATTGATCTGAAATACCAATAACAACGCCACCTTTTGCAGTTCCGTCTAATTTTGTAACCGCTAAAGAAGTTACTTCTGTAGCTTTTGTAAATTGTTTTGCTTGTTCAAATGCATTCTGTCCTGTAGAACCGTCTAAAACTAATAAAACATCATGTGGAGCATCTTCAATAACTTTTTGCATAACACGTTTAATCTTAGTTAATTCATTCATTAAATTAACTTTATTATGCAATCTACCAGCAGTATCTATAATTACCACATCTGCATATTGTGTAACCGCAGATTTTAAGGTATCAAAAGCCACAGAAGCAGGATCAGAACCCATTTCTTGGCGTACTATTGACACATCGGTTCTGTCTGCCCATACTTGTAATTGGTCAATCGCAGCTGCTCTAAAAGTATCTGCTGCTCCTAAAACGACTTTTAATCCTTGTTTTTTAAATTGTGATGCTAATTTTCCAATCGTAGTTGTTTTTCCAACTCCATTAACACCAACAACCATTAAAACATATGGTTTTTTATCAGCAGGAATTGTAAATTCAGACTCGTTACCAACATTCGTTTCAGATAATAAGCCTGCAATTTCTTCTCTAAGAATTTGGTTTAATTCATCCGTACCAACATATTTATCTTTAGCTACTCTAGCTTCAATTCTATCAATAATTTTAAGTGTAGTATCTACTCCAACATCAGAAGCTACTAAAATCTCTTCTAAATTATCTAAAACATCGTCATCTACTTTAGATTTTCCGGCAACTGCTTTAGTTAGCTTACCGAAAAAACTAGATTTAGATTTTTCTAAACCTTTATCTAAGGTTTCTTTTTTTTCTTTTGAAAATATTTTTTTAAAAAAACTCATAACTTATAATTCTAGTTATTTACCTATAAAAACTGTACCAAGTTATAATTTGGGTCAAATTGTCATTATTAAAGCTTTCAAAAATACATATTTAAAAGCACAAAAAAAGCTACTCTCTTTTGGAAAGTAGCTTTACAATATTTTATAACGATAATTACTTTTTAGCTAAAAAGTCATTTACGTTTGAAGGATCCATGATAGCTTCAACAAATGTGTAAGCACCTGATTTTTCAGACTTTACCATTTTGATTGCTTTCGTTAATCTCTTTGCTCCTGTTTGTAACGATGCTACTGATTTCTTTGCCATCTCCTAAATTATTTAATCTCTTTATGAACAGTCATTTTCTTTAAAATTGGATTAAATTTCTTAATCTCAACTCTATCTGGAGTGTTCTTTTTATTTTTTGTTGTAATGTATCTAGATGTTCCAGGTTGTCCAGAAGCTTTATGCTCTGTACATTCTAAAATTACCTGAACTCTGTTTCCTTTTTTTGCCATCTTGCTAAAATTTTACTATGATTATTTAGTTAAAAAGCCATTAGCTCTTGCGTCCTTAATAACCGCAGAAATTCCTTTTCTGTTGATATTTTTTAATGCAGAAGCAGATACTTTTAAAGTAATCCATTTATCTTCTTCTGGAATATAAAAACGCTTCGTCATAAGATTCGCGTTAAATTTTCTCTTCGTTCTATTCATGGCGTGAGAAACATTGTTTCCAACCATTGCTTTTTTTCCTGTTAATTCACAAACTCTAGACATCTTCTTGACAGTTTTTAGGTGTTATCTCTAAACGAGGTGCAAATCTACAAATAATTACTATATTGAACAAAACAATTTTTAGTATTTTTTTAGAATTTCTTTTTGTAGAATTTCTAGCGATTTATCTACTGTTTTTTCAATTACCTTCTCGCGTGGTTTACCAAAATTAAACTCCTCAATATGAACATTTTCTGTTGTAGCTAAAGCAATAAAAACCGTTCCTATTTCCTTATTATTATCATCTTGAGTTGGCCCAGCATTTCCGGTAACAGCAATTGCATAATCTGTATTCAACTTTTTTCTTGCATTTTCTGCCATTAAAATGGCTACTTCTTTACTAACAACAGAATGTTTTTCAATAACATTAAACGGAACATCTAATAAGTGATTTTTTAATTCAGATGTATAGGTTACAAAACTACCTTTATAATAAGAAGAAGAACCAGTAACTGAAACAATTGTCGCTGCAATTTTACCACCCGTTAAACTTTCTGCCGTACAGAGTGTTTTGTTATGCTTTTTTAATAAGACACCTACATTATTTTGTAAGGTTCCGTCTTGGTCAATTCCTGTGATTACATCAGGTATTAGTTGATATAATTCAGCTATTTTTTCTTGTAAAGTAACTTCTAATAATTCTTTATTATCACCTCTGGCTGATAATCTCAATCTGACTTTACTGAAATTAGGCAAATAGGCTAACTTGATAAAATCTGGTAAAGAGTTTTCAAAATCTTCTATTCTTTCAGCAATCGTACTTTCTCCTTGCCCATAAGTCATCACAGTTTTGTGAATGATAAATGGCAACTTAAATTGTTGTTGAATTTTTGGTAAGACTTTAGCTGTCATTAAGCCTTTCATTTCATTAGGAACACCAGGCAAGGAAACAAAAACTGTGTTGTTTTCAAAAAACCACATTCCTGGTGCAGTTCCTAAATTATTTTTTAAATAGATAGCTTTTGTTGGCATCAACCCTTGCAATCTATTTAATTCACTAAAATTAAAATTAAATTTAGCAAACAATGCTTTAATATGAGTTACAACTTCATTATTTATAATAAGTTCATCATTAAAATATGTTGCAATTGTTTTTTTTGTGATATCATCTTTTGTGGGACCTAAACCACCTGTAAGAATTACAATATCCACTCTACTTTCAGCTTCCTTTAAAGCATTTAAAATATGTTGTTCATCATCTTGTATTGATGATATTTGATATACAGAAACACCAATTTTATTTAATTCTTGACCAATCCATTGCGAATTTGTATCCACAATCTGACCGATAAGTATTTCGTCTCCGATAGTTATTATTTCTGCTTTCATTATTTTATTCTAATATTAAAAGCTTCTTTACTTTCAATGACACCTTTTAATTGATCATTTTCAACAACTTTACCAACCCCTGCCGGAGTTCCTGTAAAAATAACATCTCCTTTTTTTAATGTGAAATATTGAGAAACATAAGCAATTAGTTCGTCTGTTTTCCAAAGCATCGCCTTGGTATTTCCATCTTGAACAACCTCATTATTCTTTAATAATTGAAATTGTAAATTCTCTAAATCAAAGTTTTCTTTTGGATAAAACTCTCCAATAACAGCACTTCCATCAAAAGCTTTTGCTTTTTCCCAAGGCAAGCCTTTTTCTTTACATTTTGCTTGTACATCTCTTGCTGTAAAATCGATTCCTAAACCAATTTCATCATAATATTTATGAGCAAATTTTTCAGAAATATGTTTACCCACTTTATTTATTTTCACCAAAACCTCAACTTCATAATGAACATCATTAGAAAAAGGCGGAATGAAAAAAGGATTTTTTCTTGGTAAAATAGCAGAATCTGGCTTCAAAAAAACAACAGGATTCTCTGGTCTTTCATTTGCTAATTCCTCAATATGTTTAGCGTAATTGCGCCCTATACAAATTATTTTCATACTTTATTTAAAAATTGAAAGATTAAAACATTGAATAACATTTCTTTTAATTATTCAATTTTATAATATTTATGGTATCCACTTTTTAGGGAAATTAGGCTTTCTTTTTTCAAGAAAAGCATCCCTTCCTTCTTTAGCTTCATCAGTCATATACGCTAAACGAGTAGCTTCACCTGCAAAAACCTGTTGACCAACCATACCATCATCTGTTAAATTCATAGCGAATTTTAACATTTTTATAGAAGTAGGACTTTTAGCTAAAATCTCCTGTGCCCATTCATAAGCTGTATCTTCTAATTCATCATGTGGAATTACAGCATTTACCATTCCCATTTCATAAGCTTCTTGTGCTGAATAATTACGCCCTAAAAAGAAAATCTCTCTTGCTTTTTTCTGACCTACCATTTTTGCTAAGTAAGCAGAACCATAACCCCCATCAAAAGAAGTTACATCTGCATCCGTTTGTTTAAAAATTGCATGTTCTTTAGAGGCTAAAGTTAAATCGCAAACAACATGTAAACTATGTCCACCACCTACTGCCCAACCTGGAACTACGCAAATAACTGCTTTTGGCATAAATCGAATTAAGCGCTGTACTTCTAATATATTAAGTCTATGATAACCGTCATCTCCAACATACCCTTGATGCCCTCTTGCTTTTTGATCACCACCAGAACAAAAAGAATACACACCATCTTTTGTACTTGGTCCTTCTGCAGATAATAAAACGACGCCAATATTTACATCTTCACCAGCATCATAAAAAGCATCATATAACTCAGATGTAGTTTTTGGTCTAAAAGCATTTCTAACATTGGGCCTATTAAATGCAATTCTTGCGACACCATTACTCTTTTTATAAGTAATATCTTCATAAACTTTAGCAGTTTTCCATTCAGGTTGTATCATATTTTTGTAATTTAGACGTTAGTTTTTTAGAATGCTATTAATCATCTTGTAGCAAAAATAACTATATATTAGAATTTATGATAAAGAAATCTCTTATTATATTATGTATCCTTTTTGGAGTTTTGGCGCATAGCCAGAAAACAATAGAGAAAAGATATGAATCTGACGAGTTACAAAACTTTAGAAATGTAAAAATCTATTTACCAAAAGGCTACGAAAAAGACTCAATTGCAAACTTTCCATTGGCAATTGTTCTAGATGGTGAAAAATTGATGGATTTATATATAGGTAATGCTAACTTTTTTGCTGCTACCGATAGTGCTCCAGAACAGATTGTAGTTGGAATTGACATGCAAAACACTAAATATAGAGATGCAGGTTATATAAAAGAGAATAGTAAACTTACTATAGAAAGTAAGAAGTTTTTACTTTTTTTAAGAGATGAATTACTTCCGTATGTAGAAGCTAATTATAGAACATCTCCTTTTATTTCTATTGTTGGTGAGGGAATTTCTGCAAACCTTATTACTTACTTTTTAAAGGAAGAAACACCTATTTTTAATGCCTACTTAGCTTTAAATCCAAAATTTTCTAAAGATATCAATACACAAATAGAAAGCTATTCATTAAGTCGTTATCAACCTATGGATAACACGTTTTATTTTTATACAAATAGCAATCCATTTATGAAACCCGAATACAGTACAGCTGCAAATAATTTAGCTACGTATTTAAAATCTATAGACATTAAAAACTTTAATGTTTTATATGACGATTTCTCTAAAAGCCCTTCTGCTGTTTCTAGTATAGGAGAAGCAATTCCGAGAGCATTTAGTAAGTTTTTTGAAATTTATGCAGGAATAACAAAAGATGAGTTTGATAAAAAAATAAAAGATCTATCTCCCATTGATGCTATTACTTATTTAGAAAGCAAATATTTAGATATCGATTTTTTATTTGGCAGTAATTTAGGAATTAGAGAACAAGATATTTTTGCTATTGAAGGAATAATTATTGACAAAGAAGAAGGAAGACATTTAAAAGATTTCGGGAATATGATTTTAAAATTATATCCAACTTCTCCAATGGGTGATTACTATTTAGGTCGATTTTACGAAGAAAGTAAGCAATTTAAAAAAGCATTATTCCATTACAGAGTTGGTTATGGAAAAATGGATCCAGCAGATCCAAATGCAGATAGTTTTTACGAAAATGTTCAGCGAGTTGTAAATCAGCGTTAAACTAACTCAATTCTATCTTCAAGAATTTTAATTTTCTTTCTTCTATACAAGTTACCTACAGCTTTTTTAAAAGCTTTTTTACTCATTTGTAAGTGAAATCGTATACTTTCTGGAGAACTTTTATCTGTTAATAATAGAAACTTATCTTTTTCTAGTTTCTCTAAAATCTTTTCTACATCCAAATCAATTACACTTCTAAATCCTTGTGGGCGAAGCGAAACATCAATTTTTCCATCTTCACGAATATTTTTTATATATCCTTTAATTTCTAAATTTTCTTCTAATGGTTTAAAAACATCACTATTAAATAATAGCCCTTCAAACTCTTGATTTATCATTACCGTGTATCCCAAAGCAGTTTGAGTTACAATTACTAAATCTACCTTATCTCCTATCTCTAAATCCATTATTTTAAATATGTAAAATATTGTTTTAAAATTACGTCGTTTTTATCACTTGGCGTAAAAACTTCTAATAATTTTGGTTTTTCTGATGCTTTATAAAAATCTATTAATTGATTTTTTACTGTTTTTGTTGATGATGCTATTTGATATTCAAATCCATACATTTTACATAAATGTTCTGCTGTTAAACAGTGTGGAGTTTCAAATAATTCTGTAGCATTTGTTGATGCAGGGCCAGGAATAATTTTAAAAATTCCACCACCCGAATTATTAATCAATATAATTCTAAAATTTGAAGGAATGTGTTTATTCCAAAGAGCATTACTATCATAGAAAAAACTCAAGTCACCAGTTATAAAAACAGTTTGTTCTTTTCGAGAAATTGCGGCACCAATTGCTGTACTGGTACTACCGTCAATTCCGCTAGTACCTCTATTACAAAAAACATTTAATGATTTATTAATTGCAAATAACTGTGCATATCTAATCATTGAACTATTACTAATCTGTAATTGATTTTGATTAGGAATACTTTCTAAAACTTGTTCAAAAACTTTTAAATCAGAATGTTCAGTTTTTGATAAAAACTCATCATGTTTCTTTAATTTTTCTTTCTTTTTTGATAACCAATGTGGCTGATAATCACTTTTAATTACTAAAGAATCACCTTTTATTTTTTTTAAAAAATCAGATGGCTGTTCTTTAATAAATTCAGACAAACAGTGATAGGTATTCATTGATTTTAATTCATCTATATGCCAATGATGATTAGGTTGATATTTTCTTAAAAATTGTTTTATTTTTTTAGAAATTATCATGCCTCCAAAAGTGATTAACACTTCTGGCTGTAGCTTTTCAAACTCTACATCTTCTAAAGAAAAAATTAATTGATCTATCGAATTTATAAAATTCTTATGATGTAAATTCGAAGTCGTTTCTGTGAAGATTAAAACTGAATCATCCTCAGAGAAATAATTTAAAACTTGCTGTAATTCTTCATCAGGAAAATGTACACCAACTAAAATCATTTTTTTTGTTGATGCATTCCAAATTTCTGAAAAATTAGTATAATTAATTTGAGACCTTTCGACTGCGCTCGAAATAATTTTTAATCCTAGAAACTCAAAATCGATAAAATCAGAAGTAGTTTCATACAATGGTTCGTCAAAAGGAATATTAATATGAACTGGGCCTTTTCTAGAAATTGATGTTTGTAACCCTTCACTTAATAAATTACAATTCCGTTCTTTTTCATTTTTTTCATCTATCAAATTAGCAGAAAACAGAATATGATTTCTAAATACATTTTCCTGCCTAATAGTTTGTCCGTCACCAATATCAATCA from Lutibacter sp. Hel_I_33_5 carries:
- a CDS encoding alpha/beta hydrolase-fold protein; the encoded protein is MIKKSLIILCILFGVLAHSQKTIEKRYESDELQNFRNVKIYLPKGYEKDSIANFPLAIVLDGEKLMDLYIGNANFFAATDSAPEQIVVGIDMQNTKYRDAGYIKENSKLTIESKKFLLFLRDELLPYVEANYRTSPFISIVGEGISANLITYFLKEETPIFNAYLALNPKFSKDINTQIESYSLSRYQPMDNTFYFYTNSNPFMKPEYSTAANNLATYLKSIDIKNFNVLYDDFSKSPSAVSSIGEAIPRAFSKFFEIYAGITKDEFDKKIKDLSPIDAITYLESKYLDIDFLFGSNLGIREQDIFAIEGIIIDKEEGRHLKDFGNMILKLYPTSPMGDYYLGRFYEESKQFKKALFHYRVGYGKMDPADPNADSFYENVQRVVNQR
- a CDS encoding DNA-binding protein, which encodes MDLEIGDKVDLVIVTQTALGYTVMINQEFEGLLFNSDVFKPLEENLEIKGYIKNIREDGKIDVSLRPQGFRSVIDLDVEKILEKLEKDKFLLLTDKSSPESIRFHLQMSKKAFKKAVGNLYRRKKIKILEDRIELV
- a CDS encoding potassium channel family protein, with protein sequence MPQSYKYLNFLYIFLYVNLLFAQKPANELRKISHTQFVKALTSTKDSVFVLKDAFIVFDSKIDSNFYYKSIDNSFIFPTTDSLIIDVQVELENVHFEHRYEDSGAALHHIRFKKPVAIENSTSLVFSNCVFENGLYMDVNIPLNNYIDYFEKVAENYGNDISINQSEIKGESIIDIGTIETFNAIFVTVSNSIIYKKPDLENSFYANNLRSFEFFNNKIIGKGAIHLFIDTTRETLLTYNDFGEASVLLSQAGISSASLNVISDNIYRKPIILGVENFSKTDIYRWNEWEDKVVSLHGYLEYLEKLYKKSALNSASMESMFNNDSILNTYASQYKFQIENSYKFEKRLLGSFYDSYKSQYDTDFANKVYITLKDLETQRYQYLNKIEPSFKTYFTWKINQLLKVLSAYGTSPSRTIIISIYVIFIFAFIYLFFPNSWDTINRNRLMKRLRFYTRYFRNKESMKEIYQEDMKQDLMSFEEFKVYMNKSQKETPSYFLWLAKPIYYFSSTNYKIISKLFDKTDVLKGKWVDLPKSKKIATSVFMGLWIFMLLCFDVIIKFINALTLSINTFTTLGFGEIPTKGFPRYLSIIQGFIGWFMLSIFSISLISQILN
- a CDS encoding DUF4295 domain-containing protein encodes the protein MAKKSVASLQTGAKRLTKAIKMVKSEKSGAYTFVEAIMDPSNVNDFLAKK
- a CDS encoding competence/damage-inducible protein A — protein: MKAEIITIGDEILIGQIVDTNSQWIGQELNKIGVSVYQISSIQDDEQHILNALKEAESRVDIVILTGGLGPTKDDITKKTIATYFNDELIINNEVVTHIKALFAKFNFNFSELNRLQGLMPTKAIYLKNNLGTAPGMWFFENNTVFVSLPGVPNEMKGLMTAKVLPKIQQQFKLPFIIHKTVMTYGQGESTIAERIEDFENSLPDFIKLAYLPNFSKVRLRLSARGDNKELLEVTLQEKIAELYQLIPDVITGIDQDGTLQNNVGVLLKKHNKTLCTAESLTGGKIAATIVSVTGSSSYYKGSFVTYTSELKNHLLDVPFNVIEKHSVVSKEVAILMAENARKKLNTDYAIAVTGNAGPTQDDNNKEIGTVFIALATTENVHIEEFNFGKPREKVIEKTVDKSLEILQKEILKKY
- the rpmG gene encoding 50S ribosomal protein L33 codes for the protein MAKKGNRVQVILECTEHKASGQPGTSRYITTKNKKNTPDRVEIKKFNPILKKMTVHKEIK
- a CDS encoding 1,4-dihydroxy-2-naphthoyl-CoA synthase, giving the protein MIQPEWKTAKVYEDITYKKSNGVARIAFNRPNVRNAFRPKTTSELYDAFYDAGEDVNIGVVLLSAEGPSTKDGVYSFCSGGDQKARGHQGYVGDDGYHRLNILEVQRLIRFMPKAVICVVPGWAVGGGHSLHVVCDLTLASKEHAIFKQTDADVTSFDGGYGSAYLAKMVGQKKAREIFFLGRNYSAQEAYEMGMVNAVIPHDELEDTAYEWAQEILAKSPTSIKMLKFAMNLTDDGMVGQQVFAGEATRLAYMTDEAKEGRDAFLEKRKPNFPKKWIP
- the ftsY gene encoding signal recognition particle-docking protein FtsY, whose product is MSFFKKIFSKEKKETLDKGLEKSKSSFFGKLTKAVAGKSKVDDDVLDNLEEILVASDVGVDTTLKIIDRIEARVAKDKYVGTDELNQILREEIAGLLSETNVGNESEFTIPADKKPYVLMVVGVNGVGKTTTIGKLASQFKKQGLKVVLGAADTFRAAAIDQLQVWADRTDVSIVRQEMGSDPASVAFDTLKSAVTQYADVVIIDTAGRLHNKVNLMNELTKIKRVMQKVIEDAPHDVLLVLDGSTGQNAFEQAKQFTKATEVTSLAVTKLDGTAKGGVVIGISDQFQIPVKYIGVGEGVDDLQVFNKHEFVDSFFK
- the rpmB gene encoding 50S ribosomal protein L28 codes for the protein MSRVCELTGKKAMVGNNVSHAMNRTKRKFNANLMTKRFYIPEEDKWITLKVSASALKNINRKGISAVIKDARANGFLTK
- a CDS encoding fumarylacetoacetate hydrolase family protein, whose protein sequence is MKIICIGRNYAKHIEELANERPENPVVFLKPDSAILPRKNPFFIPPFSNDVHYEVEVLVKINKVGKHISEKFAHKYYDEIGLGIDFTARDVQAKCKEKGLPWEKAKAFDGSAVIGEFYPKENFDLENLQFQLLKNNEVVQDGNTKAMLWKTDELIAYVSQYFTLKKGDVIFTGTPAGVGKVVENDQLKGVIESKEAFNIRIK
- the menD gene encoding 2-succinyl-5-enolpyruvyl-6-hydroxy-3-cyclohexene-1-carboxylic-acid synthase, whose product is MYPKKELAQLVISACHQFNIDTVVISPGSRNAPLTVGFHNHPEFKTYSIVDERCAAFFGLGIAQQNQKPVAIVCTSGSALLNYYPAITEAFYSKIPLVIISADRPKHLIDIGDGQTIRQENVFRNHILFSANLIDEKNEKERNCNLLSEGLQTSISRKGPVHINIPFDEPLYETTSDFIDFEFLGLKIISSAVERSQINYTNFSEIWNASTKKMILVGVHFPDEELQQVLNYFSEDDSVLIFTETTSNLHHKNFINSIDQLIFSLEDVEFEKLQPEVLITFGGMIISKKIKQFLRKYQPNHHWHIDELKSMNTYHCLSEFIKEQPSDFLKKIKGDSLVIKSDYQPHWLSKKKEKLKKHDEFLSKTEHSDLKVFEQVLESIPNQNQLQISNSSMIRYAQLFAINKSLNVFCNRGTSGIDGSTSTAIGAAISRKEQTVFITGDLSFFYDSNALWNKHIPSNFRIILINNSGGGIFKIIPGPASTNATELFETPHCLTAEHLCKMYGFEYQIASSTKTVKNQLIDFYKASEKPKLLEVFTPSDKNDVILKQYFTYLK